One genomic region from Sciurus carolinensis chromosome 2, mSciCar1.2, whole genome shotgun sequence encodes:
- the Plcg1 gene encoding 1-phosphatidylinositol 4,5-bisphosphate phosphodiesterase gamma-1, whose amino-acid sequence MAGAASPCANGCGPGAPSDAEVLHLCRSLEVGTVMTLFYSKKSQRPERKTFQVKLETRQITWSRGADKIEGAIDIREIKEIRPGKTSRDFDRYQEDPAFRPDQSHCFVILYGMEFRLKTLSLQATSEDEVNMWIKGLTWLMEDTLQAATPLQIERWLRKQFYSVDRNREDRISAKDLKNMLSQVNYRVPNMRFLRERLTDLEQRSGDITYGQFAQLYRSLMYNAQKTMDLPFLEASTLRTGERPELCRVSLPEFQQFLLEYQGELWAVDRLQVQEFMLSFLRDPLREIEEPYFFLDEFVTFLFSKENSVWNSQLDAVCPDAMNNPLSHYWISSSHNTYLTGDQFSSESSLEAYARCLRMGCRCIELDCWDGPDGMPVIYHGHTLTTKIKFSDVLHTIKDHAFVASEYPVILSIEDHCSIAQQRNMAQHFKKVLGDTLLTKPVDIAADGLPSPNQLKRKILIKHKKLAEGSAYEEVPTSVMYSENDISNSIKNGILYLEDPVNHEWYPHYFVLTSSKIYYSEETSSDQGNEDEEEPKEASGSTELHSNEKWFHGKLGAGRDGRHIAERLLTEYCIETGAPDGSFLVRESETFVGDYTLSFWRNGKVQHCRIHSRQDAGTPKFFLTDNLVFDSLYDLITHYQQVPLRCNEFEMRLSEPVPQTNAHESKEWYHASLTRAQAEHMLMRVPRDGAFLVRKRSEPNSYAISFRAEGKIKHCRVQQEGQTVMLGNSEFDSLVDLISYYEKHPLYRKMKLRYPINEEALEKIGTAEPDYGALYEGRNPGFYVEANPMPTFKCAVKALFDYKAQREDELTFTKSAIIQNVEKQDGGWWRGDYGGKKQLWFPSNYVEEMVNPAALEPEREHLDENSPLGDLLRGVLDVPTCQIAIRPEGKNNRLFVFSISLTSVAHWSLDVAADSQEELQDWVKKIREVAQTADARLTEGKMMERRKKIALELSELVVYCRPVPFDEEKIGTERACYRDMSSFPETKAEKYVNKAKGKKFLQYNRLQLSRIYPKGQRLDSSNYDPLPMWICGSQLVALNFQTPDKPMQMNQALFMAGGHCGYVLQPSTMRDEAFDPFDKSSLRGLEPCAICIEVLGARHLPKNGRGIVCPFVEIEVAGAEYDGAKQKTEFVVDNGLNPVWPAKPFQFQISNPEFAFLRFVVYEEDMFSDQNFLAQATFPVKGLKIGYRAVPLKNNYSEDLELASLLIKIDIFPAKENGDLSPFGGTSLRERSSDASSQLFHGRTREGSFEARYQQPFEDFRISQEHLTDHFDSRERRAPRRTRVNGDNRL is encoded by the exons TTGATATTCGTGAAATCAAGGAGATTCGCCCAGGGAAGACCTCACGGGACTTTGATCGCTATCAAGAGGACCCTGCTTTCCGCCCAGACCAGTCACATTGCTTTGTTATCCTCTATGGAATGGAATTCCGCCTAAAAACCCTGAGCCTGCAAG CCACATCCGAGGATGAGGTGAACATGTGGATCAAGGGCTTAACTTGGCTGATGGAGGACACATTACAGGCAGCCACACCCCTGCAGATCGAGAG GTGGCTCCGAAAGCAGTTCTACTCAGTGGATCGGAATCGCGAGGATCG TATATCAGCCAAGGACCTGAAGAACATGCTGTCTCAGGTCAATTACCGGGTCCCCAACATGCGCTTCCTCCGAGAGCGGCTGACG GACCTGGAGCAGCGCAGCGGGGACATCACCTATGGACAGTTTGCTCAGCTGTACCGCAGCCTCATGTACAACGCCCAGAAGACG ATGGACCTCCCCTTCTTGGAAGCCAGCACCTTGAG GACTGGGGAGCGACCGGAGCTCTGCCGAGTGTCTCTTCCTGAATTCCAGCAGTTCCTCCTTGAGTACCAGGGG GAGCTCTGGGCTGTGGACCGGCTCCAGGTGCAGGAGTTCATGCTCAGCTTTCTCCGAGACCCCTTGCGAGAGATTGAGGAGCCATACTTCTTCCTGGATGAG TTTGTCACCTTCCTGTTCTCCAAAGAAAACAGCGTGTGGAACTCCCAGCTGGACGCCGTGTGCCCAGACGCCATGAACAACCCGCTCTCCCACTACTGGATCTCCTCCTCGCACAACAC GTACCTGACTGGGGACCAGTTCTCCAGCGAGTCCTCCCTGGAAGCCTATGCTCGCTGCTTGCGGATGGGCTGTCGCTGCATCGAGT TGGACTGCTGGGACGGCCCCGACGGGATGCCAGTCATTTACCACGGACACACCCTAACCACCAAGATCAAGTTCTCCGATGTCCTGCACACCATCAAGGATCATGCCTTCGTGGCCTCAGA GTACCCTGTCATTCTGTCCATTGAGGACCACTGCAGCATTGCCCAGCAGAGGAACATGGCTCAGCACTTCAAGAAGGTGCTTGGGGACACACTCCTCACCAAGCCTGTGGACATTGCTGCTGATGGGCTCCCGTCACCCAACCAGCTCAAGAGGAAGATCCTTATCAAG CACAAGAAGCTGGCTGAGGGCAGTGCCTATGAGGAGGTGCCCACCTCGGTGATGTACTCCGAGAACGACATCAGCAACTCCATCAAGAATGGCATCCTCTACCTGGAGGATCCCGTAAACCAT GAGTGGTATCCCCACTACTTCGTTCTGACCAGCAGCAAGATCTACTACTCTGAGGAGACCAGCAGTGACCAAGGCAAcgaggatgaggaggagcccaagGAG GCCAGTGGAAGCACAGAGCTGCACTCCAATGAGAAGTGGTTCCACGGGAAGCTCGGCGCGGGGCGGGATGGGCGGCACATTGCAGAGCGCCTGCTCACTGAGTACTGCATCGAGACTGGGGCTCCCGATGGCTCCTTCTTAGTGCGCGAGAGTGAGACCTTCGTGGGTGACTACACGCTGTCTTTCTG GCGGAACGGGAAAGTCCAGCACTGCCGAATCCACTCCCGGCAGGATGCTGGAACCCCCAAGTTCTTCTTGACGGACAACCTCGTCTTTGACTCTCTCTACGACCTCATCACACACTATCAGCAGGTGCCCCTGCGCTGCAATGAGTTTGAGATGCGCCTTTCAGAGCCTGTCCCACAGACCAATGCCCACGAGAGCAAAGA GTGGTACCACGCAAGCCTGACCAGAGCACAGGCCGAGCACATGCTGATGCGTGTGCCCCGGGACGGGGCCTTCCTGGTGCGGAAACGGAGCGAGCCCAACTCATATGCCATCTCCTTCCG GGCCGAAGGCAAGATCAAGCACTGCCGTGTCCAACAGGAGGGCCAGACTGTGATGCTGGGAAACTCAGAGTTCGACAGCCTCGTCGATCTCATCAGCTACTATGAGAAGCACCCGCTGTACCGCAAGATGAAGCTGCGCTACCCCATCAATGAGGAGGCGCTGGAGAAGATAGGCACAGCC GAGCCTGACTATGGGGCCCTGTACGAAGGCCGCAACCCTGGCTTCTATGTGGAGGCAAACCCTATGCCGACTTTCAAG TGTGCGGTCAAAGCCCTCTTTGACTACAAGGCCCAGAGAGAGGACGAGCTGACCTTCACCAAGAGTGCCATCATCCAGAATGTAGAGAAACAAGATGGAGGCTG GTGGCGAGGGGACTATGGTGGGAAGAAGCAGCTGTGGTTCCCATCAAACTATGTGGAAGAAATGGTCAACCCAGCAGCCCTGGAGCCTGAGAGGGAG CACTTGGACGAGAACAGCCCTTTGGGGGACTTGCTGCGGGGGGTCTTGGATGTGCCTACCTGTCAGATTG CCATCCGCCCTGAGGGCAAGAACAACCGGCTCTTCGTCTTCTCCATCAGCCTGACGTCAGTGGCCCACTGGTCCCTGGATGTTGCAGCTGACTCCCAGGAGGAACTGCAGGACTGGGTGAAGAAGATCCGAGAAGTGGCCCAGACCGCAGATGCCAGG CTCACTGAGGGGAAGATGATGGAACGGAGGAAGAAGATCGCCCTCGAGCTCTCTGAGCTTGTCGTCTACTGCCGGCCTGTTCCCTTCGATGAAGAGA AGATTGGCACAGAACGTGCCTGCTACCGGGACATGTCGTCTTTCCCGGAAACCAAGGCTGAGAAATATGTGAACAAGGCCAAAGGCAAGAAGTTTCTCCAGTATAATCGGCTGCAGCTCTCCCGCATCTACCCCAAGGGCCAGCGGCTGGACTCTTCCAATTATGATCCTTTGCCCATGTGGATCTGTGGCAGTCAACTTGTGGCCCTCAACTTCCAAACCCCAG ACAAGCCCATGCAGATGAACCAGGCCCTCTTCATGGCTGGTGGACACTGTGGTTACGTGCTACAGCCAAGCACCATGCGAGACGAGGCCTTTGACCCCTTTGACAAGAGTAGCCTCCGTGGACTTGAGCCCTGTGCCATCTGCATCGAG GTGCTGGGGGCCCGGCACTTGCCAAAGAATGGCCGAGGCATCGTGTGTCCTTTTGTGGAGATTGAGGTGGCTGGAGCAGAGTATGACGGCGCCAAACAGAAGACAGAGTTTGTGG TGGATAATGGACTCAACCCTGTGTGGCCGGCCAAGCCCTTCCAGTTCCAGATCAGTAATCCTGAATTTGCCTTCCTTCGCTTTGTGGTGTATGAGGAAGACATGTTTAGTGACCAGAACTTCTTGGCTCAGGCTACTTTCCCGGTGAAAGGCCTGAAGATAG GATACAGAGCGGTGCCTTTGAAGAACAACTACAGCGAAGACCTGGAGTTGGCCTCCCTGCTCATTAAGATCGACATTTTCCCTGCCAAG GAGAATGGTGACCTCAGTCCCTTCGGTGGTACATCCCTGCGAGAGCGGAGCTCAGATGCCTCCAGCCAGCTGTTTCATGGCCGGACCCGGGAAGGCTCCTTTGAGGCACGCTACCAGCAGCCATTTGAGGACTTCCGCATCTCCCAGGAGCATCTCACAGACCACTTCGACAGTCGGGAGCGAAG GGCCCCAAGGAGGACTCGGGTCAATGGAGACAACCGCCTCTAG